A region from the Schistocerca serialis cubense isolate TAMUIC-IGC-003099 chromosome 1, iqSchSeri2.2, whole genome shotgun sequence genome encodes:
- the LOC126455192 gene encoding cuticle protein 76-like → MTLKVLVVVAVACLGPALAAFVATAPVLHSAPVLHAAAAPGAVVAVPAPGSSAAVVSTPSGVRVAYAAPGPANSLGPVLSADSRAALLGVAYSAAPAVAHMTYSNALGISYAY, encoded by the coding sequence gtgttggtggtggtggccgTGGCGTGCCTGGGTCCGGCGCTGGCGGCGTTCGTGGCGACGGCCCCCGTGCTGCACTCCGCCCCCGTGCTGCACGCtgccgccgcccccggcgccgtGGTGGCGGTGCCGGCACCGGGTAGCTCGGCGGCCGTCGTCTCCACCCCCAGCGGCGTGCGcgtcgcctacgccgcccccgGGCCTGCCAACTCCCTGGGGCCGGTGCTCTCTGCGGACTCCCGCGCCGCCCTGCTCGGCGTCGCCTactccgccgcccccgccgtcgcccACATGACCTACAGCAACGCGCTCGGCATCAGCTACGCCTACTGA